In one Diprion similis isolate iyDipSimi1 chromosome 6, iyDipSimi1.1, whole genome shotgun sequence genomic region, the following are encoded:
- the LOC124407504 gene encoding cap-specific mRNA (nucleoside-2'-O-)-methyltransferase 2: MGSKEDRFGKKRHLNEMSNVELPKAFTSTDRNHWRKRSRNDKAYEPLVESLFKKQFLIENDKFIIPKPETMFTDNPWDITKLQILKRELNDIKNKLNDYDIAKWHQHTRRRNRAGDVQWRLRNEIDPEFLTQAWCKFYENLSSFPLVPNTAVKAEKLLSVHLCEAPGAFVTSLNHWLRLNAPNIQWDWIATTLNPYYEGNPLSCMINDDRFIISSLNQWCFGSDYTGNVMNLKNMTNLVEKCQEKGDVLLVTADGSIDCTNDPGEQESIVGPLHYCEAVTGLQLLSEHGSLLLKMFTIFEHDSLCLVYLISCLFDQVFVNKPVTSKEGNSEIYLVCLDYRGPGYSLPYLNILKKYYEKRPDKSMFRKEDIPDEFFQQMISCGEFFKAHQSEVILKNIEAYRCEEDNGHIDFETKKIKRIVANKFISAYGLRKLENESLEVVGKTKLTHIHSINLDPRIPDGSYNRRRVMENLEPERLLLALCQNLTPIQVRATTQWFTFTGPLDALQICCGKLFLKVQSSKFCMGKFLKIRNRVFELSEKLGIDRPYNQVESIRNFVNVLENDTKNYRYLSFEPSITENSNNTLSKINKILENIVERDSLVLIGYSLLTQLNVGILYILAHMFQSLGVILNEKFGCIVILKHNLRTKSTMECFKEVHNATIKAEASSESVLSVLPITKLCESDLYPSIVDANHWTIEHCVKEIGDCVQKKLSTQIGLTGHS; the protein is encoded by the exons ATGGGGAGTAAAGAGGATAGATTTGGAAAAAAGCGGCATTTGAATGAAATGTCAAACGTTGAATTACCAAAGGCGTTCACTTCAACAGATCGTAATCATTGGCGAAAAAGATCAAGAAATGATAAAGCCTATGAACCACTAGTCGAgagtttgtttaaaaaacaattcttaATTGAGAATGATAAGTTTATCATCCCTAAACCAGAAACTATGTTTACCGATAATCCATGGGATATAACTAAGctacaaatattgaaaagagagctaaatgatataaaaaacaaGCTAAACGATTATGATATCGCTAAATGGCATCAGCATACAAGGCGAAGGAACAGAGCTGGAGATGTGCAGTGGCGTCTCCGAAATGAAATAGATCCAGAATTCCTAACTCAGGCATGGTGTAAAttctatgaaaatttatcctcTTTTCCATTGGTACCAAACACTGCTGTAAAAGCTGAGAAACTTTTGTCAGTTCACCTGTGTGAAGCACCTGGTGCTTTTGTAACATCCTTAAATCACTGGCTAAGGTTGAACGCACCTAACATACAGTGGGATTGGATTGCCACGACATTAAACCCATATTATGAAGGGAATCCCCTTTCTTGCATGATAAATGATGATAGATTCATCATATCTTCCTTGAATCAATGGTGCTTCGGCAGTGATTATACTGGGAATGTGATGAATCTAAAAAACATGACGAATTTGGTTGAAAAGTGTCAAGAAAAAGGAGATGTATTATTGGTTACAGCTGATGGCAGTATAGATTGCACTAATGATCCTGGAGAGCAGGAATCAATTGTTGGACCGTTGCATTATTGCGAAGCAGTTACAGGCCTGCAGCTACTATCTGAGCACGGAAGTCTACTCCTGAAAATGTTTACCATATTCGAACATGATTCATTGTGCTTAGTTTACCTTATTTCCTGTTTGTTTGATCAGGTATTTGTAAACAAGCCTGTAACCAGTAAAGAGggaaattctgaaatatattTGGTATGCTTAGATTATCGAGGACCAGGATATTCTCTTCcttatttgaatatattgaaaaaatattatgagaAACGTCCAGATAAATCAATGTTCCGTAAAGAGGATATAccagatgaattttttcaacaaatgatTTCATGCGGCGAGTTCTTCAAAGCTCACCAGAGTGAAGTGATATTAAAGAATATAGAAGCCTATCGATGCGAAGAGGACAATGGGCACATagattttgaaacaaaaaaaatcaagcgcATCGttgcaaataaattcataTCAGCGTACGGTCTTCGAAAACTAGAAAATGAAAGTTTAGAAGTAGTTGGGAAAACTAAACTGACACACATCCATTCTATTAACTTGGATCCAAGAATACCAGATGGCTCGTACAATAGACGGCGGGTAATGGAAAATCTGGAGCCAGAACGCCTTCTCTTAGCACTATGTCAGAATCTAACTCCAATTCAAGTTCGGGCAACGACGCAGTGGTTTACA TTTACAGGACCTTTGGATGCATTGCAAATCTGCTGCGGAAAATTGTTTCTGAAAGTACAGAGTTCCAAATTCTGTATgggaaagtttttgaaaatccgtAACAGAGTTTTTGAACTATCGGAAAAACTTGGTATTGATCGTCCCTACAATCAAGTAGAatccattcgaaactttgtaaaTGTGTTAGAAAATGATACGAAGAATTATAGGTATTTGAGTTTTGAACCATCAATTACAGAAAACAGTAACAATACtttaagtaaaataaataaaatactggAGAACATTGTAGAAAGGGACAGTCTGGTTTTGATTGGCTATTCTTTGTTAACTCAGTTGAACGTAggaattttatacatattagcCCATATGTTTCAATCACTCGGTGtgatattgaatgaaaaatttggctGTATAGTTATACTAAAACATAATTTACGCACTAAAAGTACAATGGAGTGTTTTAAAGAAGTTCATAATGCTACAATCAAAGCTGAAGCCTCTAGTGAATCTGTACTATCAGTTCTTCCCATCACAAAACTTTGtg AAAGCGATCTTTATCCCAGCATCGTCGACGCTAATCATTGGACCATCGAGCACTGTGTGAAAGAAATTGGCGActgtgtacaaaaaaaattgtcaa CACAAATTGGACTTACTGGACACAGTTAa
- the LOC124406517 gene encoding anoctamin-6-like, with translation MHCYSKHIINGSISIATIFNKMWKRKLSILSWYWNLRDTIIDHDIRPQFEKAATKYRYNSLTKKVHLEHDTFRKTWQVALSVSLIMVLVRKTSSFISRFLLTTVTACSIYFGVVLLRTTITNFLRISHNQILRWNSSIIAIIIASFLNLIFILALEFVYQKLAVILTNLENPRTRAEYNKSYTIKIYILSFINYYSALVYVAFFKGKFYTHPGDHGRWNLMSGIAMQQCDPAGCLSELSIQLAIIMCGKQVFMNIIEVLVPKVQHWFRGKINKFEDLPRWEEDYLLRENGQFTLYAEVHEMVLQYGFVTLFVSTFPLAPMFALINNIFEVRIDAQKMLCDLRRPFPRRVRNLGAWEDILQGVTYTAVLFNGLIIGFTSDFVPKLLYKMEHGSLTGYVNDSLSIFATKHYKSTLKPDTCRYVGYRYPPDHPLAYELTPQYWYILCWQFIFLAIFEHFVFGITKFVSYIVPNMPQYIKEKVQADQEFIRTLRDRTTENE, from the exons ATGCACTGTTACAGCAAACATATCATTAATGGATCAATTTCAATAGCAACAATCTTCAACAAAATGTGGAAACGAAAGTTATCAATTTTAAGTTGGTATTGGAATCTTCGTGATACAATAATAGACCATGACATTCGACCACAGTTTGAAAAAGCAGCAACCAAGTATCGGTATAATTCACTGACAAAAAAGGTTCATCTGGAGCACGATACATTTCGTAAGACCTGGCAAGTAGCGTTATCTGTCAGCCTCATCATGGTACTGGTACGTAAGACGAGTTCATTCATTTCTAGATTTTTGTTGACG ACAGTTACAGCATGTTCGATATACTTTGGCGTTGTTCTTTTgagaacaacaataacaaattttttgagaatcaGCCACAACCAAATCCTTCGCTGGAACAGTTCAATAATAGCAATTATTATTGCTTCATTCTTAAATTTGATCTTCATATTGGCACTGGAGTTT GTATATCAAAAGCTAGCTGTAATCTTGACTAATTTAGAGAATCCTAGAACACGTGCAGAGTATAACAAGAGTTACACTATAAAGATCTATATTCTGTCATTTATTAATTACTACTCTGCATTAGTGTACGTAGCATTCTTCAAAGGAAAGTTTTACACACATCCTGGAGATCATGGACGCTGGAATCTTATGTCTGGAATTGCTATGCAGCAATGTGATCCAGCAGGATGTTTAAGCGAACTTTCAATACAGTTAGCAATTATTATGTGTGGAAAGCAAgtatttatgaatattatcGAAGTACTCGTTCCAAAGGTTCAACATTGGTTCAGGGGAAAGATTAACAAATTTGAGGATTTGCCACGTTGGGAAGAAGACTACCTGCTTCGGGAAAATGGACAATTCACTTTGTATGCAGAGGTACATGAAATGG tgctACAATACGGATTTGTAACTTTATTCGTATCAACATTTCCTTTGGCACCAATGTTCGCATTGATAAACAACATATTTGAAGTACGAATTGATGCACAGAAGATGTTGTGTGACCTTAGAAGACCTTTTCCGCGTAGAGTGAGAAATTTGGGTGCATGGGAAGATATTTTACAAGGAGTGACCTACACCGCAGTTCTATTTAAT GGTTTAATTATAGGATTTACGAGTGATTTCGTACCAAAATTGCTGTATAAGATGGAACATGGTAGCCTAACAGGCTATGTAAATGACTCACTGTCAATATTTGCAACTAAACATTACAAATCAACTTTAAAACCGGATACGTGTCGATATGTCGGTTACCGCTATCCACCTGATCATCCACTAGCATACGAACTAACACCGCAGTACTGGTACATATTATGTTGGCAATTCATATTTCTCGCAATATTCGAG CATTTCGTATTTGGTATAACGAAGTTTGTATCCTACATAGTGCCGAATATGCCACAATACATTAAAGAAAAAGTTCAAGCAGACCAAGAATTTATACGCACATTAAGGGATCGTACcactgaaaatgaataa
- the LOC124407505 gene encoding NADPH:adrenodoxin oxidoreductase, mitochondrial, producing MRSNLLHNCVRHFSSEKIIPQICVIGAGPAGFYATQHLIKTLKDARVDILDRLPVPFGLVRFGVAPDHPEVKNVTHTFHKTAQNPNVNFFGNIDVGRDVTIKQLREAYHVVILAYGAEQDRELHIPGENLNNVISGRRFVGWYNGLPVDKDLNIDLDVDEAVICGQGNVAMDIARILLTPIDKLKNTDITAHALQQLAHSKVRKVWLIGRRGPLQAAFTIKELRELIKLENCSTQWRSADFHGVRDHLPNLARPRKRLTELMLKSLDETPATKSICKNVLAPIFFRGPAEFQGRNAVENLKLSINELSGDNTTGLTATSTNSFENIKCGLALRCIGYKSVQVDPDILFDAKNGRVLAQHGKIAENFYATGWLATGPVGVILSTMTNAFEVSNRICTELKVEDRKPGWTEISSVLTRNKVQIVTYEDWEKIDQVEQQRGKSVGKPREKIVDISEMLHIASK from the exons ATGAGGAGCAACCTGTTGCATAATTGTGTCCGACATTTTTCGAGcgaaaaaatcattccacAAATATGTGTTATCGGTGCTGGCCCGGCTGGCTTTTATGCTACTCAACATTTGATCAAG ACATTAAAAGACGCAAGAGTTGATATATTAGATCGATTACCAGTGCCATTCGGACTGGTAAGATTCGGCGTTGCCCCTGATCATCCTGAAGTAAAGAATGTTACCCACACGTTTCATAAGACTGCACAAAATCCAAATGTTAACTTCTTTGGAAATATTGACGTGGGAAGAGATGTTACTATAAAACAGTTGCGGGAGGCCTACCATGTTGTTATATTG GCATATGGTGCAGAACAAGATAGAGAATTGCATATACccggtgaaaatttaaacaatgttATATCAGGACGTCGATTTGTAGGCTGGTATAATGGCCTACCAGTCGACAAAGATTTGAACATTGATTTGGATGTCGACGAAGCTGTAATTTGTGGCCAAGGGAATGTTGCTATGGACATTGCTCGAATTCTCTTAACTCCAATTGACAAATTAAAG AACACAGATATAACGGCACATGCATTGCAGCAGCTAGCACATAGCAAAGTGCGTAAGGTCTGGTTAATCGGACGCCGTGGACCTCTGCAAGCTGCTTTTACTATCAAGGAGCTTCGTGAATTGATTAAACTTGAAAACTGTAGTACACAATGGCGCAGTGCTGATTTTCATGGTGTAAGAGATCACTTACCAAATTTAGCACGACCACGGAAGCGTTTAACTGAGTTGATGCTCAAGTCTTTGGATGAAACTCCTGCTACCAAATCCATTTGTAAAAACGTATTAGCTCCTATATTTTTCCGTGGTCCTGCGGAATTTCAAGGCAGAAATGctgtagaaaatttgaaattaagcaTAAATGAGTTAAGTGGCGATAACACAACTGGACTTACTGCAACAAGTACAAACAGTTTTGAGAATATTAAGTGTGGCTTAGCACTAAGATGCATAGGCTATAAGTCGGTTCAGGTTGATCCTGACATTCTGTTTGATGCGAAGAATGGCCGAGTCCTAGCCCAACATGGTAAGatagcagaaaatttttatgctacTGGTTGGTTGGCAACTGGTCCTGTAGGAGTAATATTGTCCACCATGACGAATGCTTTTGAAGTTTCCAATCGAATATGTACGGAGTTGAAAGTAGAAGACAGAAAACCAGGGTGGACCGAAATCTCATCTGTTTTAACTCGAAATAAAGTACAAATTGTCACGTACGAAGACTGGGAAAAAATAGACCAAGTGGAACAGCAAAGAGGAAAAAGTGTTGGGAAACCAAGAGAAAAGATTGTGGACATTTCCGAAATGCTTCATATAGCATCTaagtaa
- the LOC124407503 gene encoding nuclear hormone receptor FTZ-F1 beta, with amino-acid sequence MSEQNGPPEGPGWWPPAQSWKSSSAPARPEAGKNVSVTTINVPPAHEMHDGKNVKYLGGRNGVTVSVVSGCGTGNEPENDGADSDGEVSKIDFRGVNLRTKKKRDAPEGQESDASTVTEAMLQQPERPMSWEGELSDQEMSSNTITNQDHEETSMEGVQVCSASPGPTHAPPEPKFAIKLEPDFRSSPGPPLGPPNEVTLSATQQQHQQHQHQQQQQQQQQQLNIDGLEQTQQSDLPLLVGKLLGGYNNATPNHSPVLNPRHHLTKHSHTRSQVPSPDSAIHSAYSVFSSPTQSPHAARHSALGAGSPVPSSSLSLSRHSFNNSTSSLSLSLSHSLSRNNSDASSSCYSYGSLSPPTHSPVQQPRHSHSHTSHPHHQVAAQGSPLHLPISHHYSTTNSELSEGLSEDQEDCKIAPAAAGISTRQQLINSPCPICGDKISGFHYGIFSCESCKGFFKRTVQNRKNYVCLRGAGCSVTVATRKKCPACRFEKCLNMGMKLEAIREDRTRGGRSTYQCSYTLPANLVGCTSGGLPGDKMAGGTCSPAPPGYEHHHSARHHSNHSHKQHVVPQLLQEIMDVEHLWHYNDNDRTTSAQSSSSSSKSEQPRPSSTGPQNTDHDQQHPPSNANTNANSSQHPDFLSNLCNIADHRLYKIVKWCKSLPLFKNISIDDQICLLINSWCELLLFSCCFRSVNTPGEIRVSLGKSITLEQARQLGLASCIERMLAFTNNLRRLRVDQYEYVAMKVIVLLTSDTSELKEPEKVRASQEKALQALQQYTIAMYPEMPAKFGELLLRIPDLQRTCQAGKELLSAKRAEGEGSSFNLLMELLRGDH; translated from the exons ATGTCGGAGCAGAATGGGCCCCCGGAGGGCCCAGGCTGGTGGCCTCCGGCCCAATCCTGGAAGTCGTCGTCAGCCCCTGCACGACCAGAAGCAGGAAAAAACGTATCTGTGACCACCATCAACGTTCCACCAGCCCACGAAATGCATGACG GTAAAAATGTTAAGTATTTGGGTGGTCGGAATGGCGTGACGGTGTCCGTTGTGTCCGGATGCGGGACCGGAAATGAACCTGAAAATGACGGAGCCGACAGCGATGGAGAAGTGAGCAAGATCGACTTCCGGGGAGTAAACCTTCGCACTAAGAAGAAGAGGGACGCGCCAGAGGGTCAAGAAAGCGACGCCAGCACCGTGACCGAGGCGATGCTGCAGCAACCAGAACGGCCCATGTCCTGGGAAGGAGAACTCTCCGACCAAGAAATGTCTTCCAATACAATTACTAATCAA GACCATGAAGAAACTTCAATGGAAGGTGTTCAAGTGTGTAGTGCGAGTCCAGGGCCAACACATGCACCACCGGAACCTAAATTCGCAATAAAACTAGAACCAGATTTCCGCTCAAGCCCAGGGCCTCCCTTAGGCCCCCCAAATGAGGTGACCCTATCGGCCACCCAACAGCAACATcaacagcatcagcatcagcaacagcaacagcagcaacagcaacaactgAATATAGACGGACTTGAGCAAACTCAACAAAGTGATTTACCACTATTAGTTGGAAAGTTGCTAGGAGGATACAACAACGCCACTCCGAATCATAGTCCAGTTCTTAACCCAAGACATCATCTGACTAAACATAGTCACACAAGATCACAG GTTCCATCCCCGGATTCAGCGATACATTCGGCGTACAGCGTGTTCAGCTCTCCGACACAAAGCCCGCATGCTGCTCGTCACTCAGCACTCGGAGCTGGTAGTCCAGTACCATCTTCGTCACTGTCACTTTCTCGTCATAGTTTCAACAATTCCACATCGTCTCTTTCCTTGTCTCTCTCGCATTCGCTTTCGCGTAACAACTCTGATGCATCCAGTAGCTGCTACAGCTATGGGTCTCTCAGCCCACCAACACATTCACCTGTTCAACAGCCAAGGCACTCTCATTCTCACACTTCACATCCTCACCATCAGGTCGCCGCTCAGGGCAGCCCCTTACACCTACCAATATCTCATCACTATTCAACGAcaaattcggaactttccGAGGGCTTAAGCGAGGATCAAGAAGACTGTAAGATAGCACCGGCTGCGGCGGGCATTTCGACCAGGCAACAACTGATCAATAGCCCATGCCCCATTTGTGGTGATAAAATCAGTGGTTTTCACTACGGCATATTTTCTTGCGAATCTTGTAAAGGATTCTTCAAGAGGACTGTAcagaacagaaaaaattatgtctGCCTTAGAGGGGCTGGCTGTTCGGTTACCGTAGCAACTCGTAAGAAGTGTCCTGCTTGTCGGTTCGAAAAATGCCTTAATATGGGAATGAAGTTGGAGGCGATAAGGGAAGACAGAACTCGAGGTGGCAGAAGTACATATCAGTGCAGTTACACACTTCCGGCAAACTTGGTGGGCTGTACTTCTGGTGGATTACCCGGTGATAAAATGGCTGGTGGAACGTGCAGCCCGGCTCCTCCTGGATACGAGCATCATCATTCAGCAAGGCATCATTCGAACCATTCTCACAAGCAACATGTTGTGCCGCAACTGCTACAAGAAATAATGGACGTGGAACACTTGTGGCATTATAATGACAATGATAGAACAACGAGTGCACAAAGTAGTAGCAGCAGTAGTAAGTCGGAACAGCCCAGGCCGAGCTCCACTGGACCACAAAACACCGATCATGATCAACAACACCCACCTAGCAATGCAAACACGAATGCGAATTCTTCGCAGCATCCCGATTTCTTGTCAAACCTGTGCAATATTGCTGATCATCGGctttataaaattgttaagTGGTGCAAGAGCCTACCCTTgttcaaaaacatttcaatcGATGATCAAATTTGCCTTCTGATCAATtcgtggtgtgagttattgttattttcatgCTGCTTTAGAAGCGTGAATACTCCGGGAGAGATTCGAGTCTCGCTGGGAAAGTCAATTACACTTGAACAGGCAAGGCAACTAGGTCTGGCAAGCTGCATCGAAAGAATGCTTGCTTTCACCAACAACCTTAGGCGATTGAGAGTGGACCAATATGAGTACGTTGCAATGAAG GTAATTGTTCTACTAACTTCTGACACAAGCGAGTTGAAGGAGCCCGAAAAAGTTAGAGCATCGCAAGAGAAAGCATTGCAGGCGTTACAACAATATACAATCGCCATGTATCCAGAAATGCCGGCCAAGTTTGGTGAACTTCTTCTCAGGATCCCAGACTTGCAGCGAACATGCCAAGCAGGAAAGGAACTGCTCAGTGCAAAACGGGCCGAAGGAGAGGGCAGTTCGTTCAATTTATTGATGGAACTGCTTCGCGGGGACCACTGA